The Candidatus Polarisedimenticolia bacterium nucleotide sequence CAGCTGCGTGTCGGATCCGATGAAGACCTCGTCCTCCAGGATCGTCTTGTGCTTCTTCTCGCCGTCGTAGTTGCAGGTGATCGTGCCGGCGCCCACATTGACGCCGCTGCCGATCTCGGCGTCGCCGAGGTAGGAGAGATGGTTGGCCTTGCTCCCCTTGCCGATGCGGCTCTTCTTGGTCTCCACGAAATTGCCGACGTGCACCTCCTCCGCAAGGTCCGTCTCGGGGCGCAGGTGCGCGAAAGGACCCACCCGCGCGCCGCGGCCGACGCGGGATTGCACGATGACGCAGTGGTCGCGGACGTGGACCCCGTCCTCGATCACCGAGTCCGAAATGCGCGTCCCCGGCCCGATCCGGCAATCCTCACCGATCGTCGTGCCTCCCTGGAGCATCGTCATCGGATAGAGCACGGTGTCCCGGCCGACCCGCACGTCCCATTCCACGTAGGTGCAGTCGGGATCCAGGATCGAAACGCCTTCTTCCATCAGAGCCAGAGCCTTGCGGCGGTAGACGGTCTTCGCCGCGCCGGCAAGCTCGTGCCGGTTGTTGACTCCGAGGACCTCCTCGGCGTCCGGAGGCGTGAAGGCGGATACCTTCTGATGGGCGCGCCGCAGGATCTCGGCCAGATCCGTGAGGTAGACCTCGCGCTGGGCATTGTCGGACCCCGCCTGGCCCAGGTGCTTGAAAAGCTGCGCCGTCTCGACGCAATAGATGCCGGCGTTGATCTCGCGAATCTGCTTCTGCTCGGGGGTGGCGTCCGAGGCCTCGACGATGCGGGCCACCTCGCCGTTGTAAGTGCGCACGATGCGGCCGTAGCGGCCGGGCTCCTGGAGGATCGCGGTCACCAGCGTGAGCGCCGCTCCGTGGGCGCGGTGGTACTCCACGAAGCCCTTGAGCGTCTCGGCGCGCAGCGCCGGCAGATCGCCATTCAGGATGAGAAGGGTCCCCTCGACCCCGTGCAGCGCCTTCTCGGCGCAAAGCACCGCGTGCCCGGTCCCCAGAGGCTGCTCCTGCACGCAGAAGGAAACCTTGGGATCCTTCCCTGCGATCGCCTCGCGCACGCCGTCGCCCGGGTTTCCGACGACCACCAGGACCCGGTTCGCGCCGGTTTCCAGCGCGGCGTCCACCACGAACCGGACCATGGGGCGTCCGGCGACCGGGTGGACCAGCTTCGAGGTGCGGGAAAGCATCCGCTTCCCGACGCCGGCCGCCAGGATGAGCACCGAGAGCTCCGGCGGCTTCGGCAGCGGGAAAGAGGAGGGCCGGATGGAGGTCTTTCGCTTCGCCATCGATGTGGGGCTTATTCGCGGGCCGCGGCGACCAGATCGATGAAGGCGTCGTCGTCGCGCAGCGGCTCGAAATCGGGATCGTGCTGCGCGGCGATGCGGTTCTGCGGATTGGCCTGGATCGCCTCCTTGAGCATGCTCAACGCCTGCTCCCGCTCCCCCTTGAGGGCCGCGGTGGAGGCGGTGGCATAGAGGATGCGCTCGTCGCCCGGCTCCATCTTGAGCGCCTTGTCGAGGTGGCTGAGGGCCGCATCATAGTGCTGGCGGTTGCTCTCGAAGACCGCCTGGTAGTAGTAGTCTTCGGCCTTCTTCAACGGAAGGGTCTTGTCAGCGACCTCGCGGCGGCAAATAGTAAGGTAGACCCGGCAGCGATCCGCCATCTCCTTCTCGTCGGGATAGGTGGAAAGGACTTTCTCGAAGGCCTCGGTGGCGGCGCTGTAATCCTTGCGGCGGAGGAATCCCAGGGCTTGGTCGTAGTCCTTGATCGCCTGCTCGGCGTGCGCGGCGAGTGTGGAAACGGGACGGGAAGCGACCTTCTTGCTCTTCTTGATTTCCTTCTTTGCCATGGGTGGTGTGTCCTGTATCCGTGAGTTAGCGCCAGGCTGCGCCGCGGGGGACCGGGGGTCGGGACGACCCCATCGCGCATCAGGCGGATTCTTGGGCCGACGGGATTGGAAAACGCGAAATCTTAGCAAAGGGAGCACTTACTGTCAATGAACCGCGTGCATCTGGGGCTTGGGGGCAACCTCGGGGATCGGCTCGGAGCGCTGCAGTCCGCGCTGGCGGCCCTGCGCGCCCGGGGCCTGGTGCCGCAGCGCGTCTCCTCGGTGTATGACACGGAGCCGGTTGGGTTTCTGGAGCAGGGGAATTTCCTGAACCTGGCGCTCGCGGGCCACTGGGATGGCACCCCGCGGGAGCTTCTCGAGCGCTGCCTGGCAGTCGAGGCCGAGCTGGGCCGGGTGCGGGACTTCAAGGATGGCCCGCGGACGATCGACATCGACATCCTGCTGCGCGGGGAGCAGATCGTCAGCGAGGCGGGGCTGGAGATTCCCCATCCGCGCCTGCACCTGCGCCGCTTCGTTCTCGTGCCCCTGGCGGAAATCGGTCCCGA carries:
- a CDS encoding tetratricopeptide repeat protein, coding for MAKKEIKKSKKVASRPVSTLAAHAEQAIKDYDQALGFLRRKDYSAATEAFEKVLSTYPDEKEMADRCRVYLTICRREVADKTLPLKKAEDYYYQAVFESNRQHYDAALSHLDKALKMEPGDERILYATASTAALKGEREQALSMLKEAIQANPQNRIAAQHDPDFEPLRDDDAFIDLVAAARE
- the glmU gene encoding bifunctional UDP-N-acetylglucosamine diphosphorylase/glucosamine-1-phosphate N-acetyltransferase GlmU, giving the protein MAKRKTSIRPSSFPLPKPPELSVLILAAGVGKRMLSRTSKLVHPVAGRPMVRFVVDAALETGANRVLVVVGNPGDGVREAIAGKDPKVSFCVQEQPLGTGHAVLCAEKALHGVEGTLLILNGDLPALRAETLKGFVEYHRAHGAALTLVTAILQEPGRYGRIVRTYNGEVARIVEASDATPEQKQIREINAGIYCVETAQLFKHLGQAGSDNAQREVYLTDLAEILRRAHQKVSAFTPPDAEEVLGVNNRHELAGAAKTVYRRKALALMEEGVSILDPDCTYVEWDVRVGRDTVLYPMTMLQGGTTIGEDCRIGPGTRISDSVIEDGVHVRDHCVIVQSRVGRGARVGPFAHLRPETDLAEEVHVGNFVETKKSRIGKGSKANHLSYLGDAEIGSGVNVGAGTITCNYDGEKKHKTILEDEVFIGSDTQLVAPVKVKRGAYVGAGSTITKEVPAHALALSRGRQVNVANWAKKKKSRKS
- the folK gene encoding 2-amino-4-hydroxy-6-hydroxymethyldihydropteridine diphosphokinase, with amino-acid sequence MNRVHLGLGGNLGDRLGALQSALAALRARGLVPQRVSSVYDTEPVGFLEQGNFLNLALAGHWDGTPRELLERCLAVEAELGRVRDFKDGPRTIDIDILLRGEQIVSEAGLEIPHPRLHLRRFVLVPLAEIGPEVIHPVLRRSFADLLAHCPDPSRVRRVAAPEAVDA